A genomic stretch from Spartinivicinus poritis includes:
- a CDS encoding recombinase RecT, whose protein sequence is MSDQEKGNCIGVYCVAKLSTGDYMTTFMTQAELNACAQQNGFNSSVWSGPFRGEMEKKACIKHAFKLWPKFKDNCFSNVVEYLNYTKEGI, encoded by the coding sequence TTGAGTGATCAAGAGAAAGGCAACTGTATAGGTGTGTATTGTGTAGCTAAGTTATCTACTGGTGACTACATGACTACCTTTATGACACAGGCTGAATTGAACGCTTGTGCTCAACAAAATGGATTCAATAGCAGTGTTTGGTCAGGTCCCTTTCGTGGAGAGATGGAAAAGAAAGCCTGTATCAAGCATGCATTTAAGCTTTGGCCAAAGTTTAAAGATAATTGTTTTAGCAATGTAGTTGAATATTTGAATTATACGAAGGAAGGAATTTAG